The sequence below is a genomic window from Haloferax mediterranei ATCC 33500.
GAGACGGAGCTAAACGCAGCGCGCAACGCTGAGGGAACGACGTGGGTTCGAGCGACTATAGCGGACGATTTCGAGCGCGTCGCGGAGACGTTCGGAATCCACCCACTAACCGTCGAAGACGTGCGGAACGACTCCCGTCCCAAGACCGAAGAATACGACGAGTACACGTTCGTCATCGTCCGAGTGGCGATACTTCGGAAAGGAGAGCAGATATTCGAAGAGGAGGTTCAGACGAACCCCGTCGGGCTCTGTTTCGGTGATGATTGGCTCGTCACCCTCACACGTCAGGAGTTAACGCCCATTGACAGAGTGTGGGAGGCCATCGAACAAGAGAAACGTCGGATGCTCCGATTTGGACCGGACTTCGTGGCCTACCGCGTCGTCGACCGGACCGTCGACGAGTACTTCGACCTATTGGATGAAGTTGGAGAAGAAATCGAACTCATCGAGGATAGTCTCTTAGAGGGAGCAAACCCAGAAGTTCTCGAAGGGTTGAATGCAGTCAGACGTGACCTACTCTCGTTTCGAAAAACGGTGTGGCCCACACGTGAAGCCGCAGGCGTACTCGCCCGTGGCGACCCGGAGTACGTCCGCGAGGAGACAGAGAAATACTACCGGGACGTATACGACCACCTCGTCGAAGTAGTCGACCTCACGGAGACGTACCGCGAACTCGCACGCGGAGCCCGAGATATCTACCTAAATACGCTTTCGCAGTCCACAAACGAGGTGATGAAGACGCTCACCGTCGTCGCAACTATCATCCTCCCGCTCACGCTCGTGGTCGGAATCTACGGGATGAATTTCGACCCCACCGCGTCAGCGTTCAATATGCCCGAACTCGGCTGGGAATACGGCTACGTGGCCACGATGCTCGGAATGGCTCTCGTCTCGACGATCTTACTCGTCTATTTTCAGATAGAGAACTGGCTCTAACTGGACGAAAGAGATTTACTACCCGAATTTTTGTGTAGGACGGCCTGTTTTCGCCCTCGTCAAACCGGAAAAGCAACGACATCGTGCGGTTTGTCCACATGGTATCGGCGAAACATTTATATGAGTTTCGAACTTACTGTTGGTAAGGCCAGTCCAAGCCGGATTATTCTTTCGTCTTCTAAGGGCCTTCCGGCCGAGACGTATCAGCGCCTACCACCCCACAATGAGCGATATTACCACCCGAACCTACAGTACCGACGCAAAGGCCCGGGACGTAACCTCCCGCGAGTCCGAGCAAGACGAGCGACAGGAAGAAGAGGAACAGGTATGCCCTGAGTGTGGCGGCAATCTCGTCCAAGACGACGAACACGGCGAAACCGTCTGTCAAGAGTGTGGTCTTGTCGTCGAGGACACTGTCGTCGACCGCGGTCCCGAGTGGCGCGCATTCGACGCCTCCGAGCGAGACAGCAAGTCTCGCGTCGGTGCGCCGACCACGAAGATGATGCACGACAAGGGGCTTTCGACCAACATCGGCTGGCAGAACAAAGACGCCTACGGCAAGTCCCTCTCGCCGCGCCAGCGCGAGCAGATGCAGCGTCTCCGTACTTGGAACGAGCGCTTCCGCACTCGCGACTCCAAGGAACGGAACCTCAAGCAGGCACTCGGCGAAATCGACCGCATGGCCTCGGCCCTCGGTCTCCCGGAGAACGTCCGCGAGACCGCATCGGTCATCTACCGCCGTGCCCTCAACGACGACCTGCTCCCCGGCCGTTCCATCGAGGGCGTTGCCACCGCGGCGCTGTACGGTGCCGCCCGCATGGCGGACACCCCTCGCTCGCTCGACGAACTGGAGAAAGTCTCCCGCGTCGATAAGATGGAACTCACCCGGACGTACCGCTATATCGTCCGCGAGCTGAAGCTCGAAATCAAGCCCGCGGACCCCGAACAGTACGTCCCGCGGTTCGCCAGCGAGCTCGACCTCTCCGACGAGGCGGAGCGGCAGGCACGACAGCTCCTCCGCGACGCGAAAGAGACGGGTATCCACTCCGGTAAGTCGCCGGTCGGTCTCGCCGCCGCCGCGGTCTACGCGGCCGCCTTGCTCACCAACGAGAAGGTGACCCAGAGTGAGGTCTCGAAAGTCGCCGACATCTCCGAAGTGACTATCCGAAACCGCTACAAGGAGCTTCTCGAAGTACAGGACGGAAGCCTGCTCGGATAAGTGGGTTGGGTGGGCTCGGTGGCCCGTGCTTTTTCTTAATTATGCGAAACCGTGACAAGATTTATCCGCACTCCCAGAGCATATCCGGGTATGGTTGAAGCGTTCGTCCGACTCTTGTGCCCCGAATGTGGAAAGGACTGGGAGACGAATCCGACCGAACTCCCCGCTCACCGTGACAACTTCTCGTGTCAGGGATGCGGAGTGACGCGGCGTACTGCTGAATTCATGCGAACGGAGCGTGACCTCCAGACGCTCAAACAGTTCGAGTAAAACCAGAGTGTACGTGGGACAGTAAGGAAAACAAGTCGAATTTTCAGATATCAGGAATGGCAGAGAGCGCACCGCACGCGTCACACTTCAACACGTCGGCACCCTGTTCGGTGACTATACGCGTGTCAGGCGAACCGCACTCACTGCACAGAACGAACGACTCGACATAGTCTTCGAGTGCCTCGGCGATTCGGCGCTGCCTAAACTCGCCGGTAAACCGTGCTCGCCCCTTGTCGTCAATCTGCGCGCTCGTCCCCAGTTCTGACTGGAAGAACTTCACGACGTGGTCTGCATCGCGTGCGAGTCGGTCGTACGTCTCCGCGAAGTTCTCGTAGACCGTGACGTTGCCCTCCTGCCGGACCGTCGGGTCGGGGACGGTAAAACGGTCGCCACTTTCTGCGACATCCGGCGTCTCCGAAAGCGCCCGGTCCAATTGCTCGTCGTAGTCCATACTCGAATGTACACACAGCACCGCCTAAAATATTCACGACCACCTGACGGTGCGCGCGCTACATAGCTATATAAATGACTCATGATATTCTCCCGTGATTCTCCACCGATGACCGCAAACACAAAACTAATTGAAAGAGTTCAAACAGTAAATTTCCCGTGAGACACCCATAATCGGCGGTTTAAGCAGGACGGGTGCTAACGTGACTCAAGATAATACTATATCCCTCCGGTCTCAAGCCGTGTTTGCTCATGAAGAAGCAGGAACTCATCCACCTGCACGGCCTGCTCGCAGAAGTGCACACCCAGATTGAGGCGTGGGAAGACGAGAAATTCAGTCTTGCCGAGTATAACGAACTCGGCGTACGACCGACATCTATCCACAAATCTAAGACGGACCACAAAGCAGCCGTGTTTAAATTGGCAAAAGGAATCACCGGAGCGATGCGCGAAGCCGAACCAGAACCAATCGCTCCACAAGCCGACTGAATCGAGACAAGAAACGCGTTCTCCTCCACGAAGTAACAAACAGAGAGCGACTGCGTCGTCGTCTTCGACGCGCTGCCGCTCGCGAGCAACGGCTGTGTGGTTTCGGAAGATGCAGGTGGGCGAGTTTCAGAAGCTAGCCAGTCCGAGTGTTTAGGGAAGTAGCAAGCCCGAGTGTTTAGATGGGAAGTCTGTTACGCCGCCACAAAACGTGTGACCGTTCAGCGGTCTTCGACCAGGTCGTCGAAATCGGGAATGAGGTCTTCATCGGTACCGTCGCCGTCCGTCTCTTTCGGTTCGTCGTCGAGCCGCTCGACAGAGAGTACCTTTAGTGGAATGTTTTCGAGACGCTCCCCAATCTCCTTGCGAGCGATTCGAGATGCGTGTTCTTCCTGTTCGACGTTGAACACAGTCATTTCGAGTTCGAGCGCGACGAGGGCTTCGTCCGCGACGATAAACACAGGAAGCGAGTCGTCACTCGGGGCAGTGCGGGAACCCATGTTTATTTCGACGTATTTCAGGTCGGGGTTGAGCATCTCACCCGTTTTGGAGATGGCGATACGAATCGCCTCGTCTTCGGTTTCCACGTCGTACACCGGGACCGCGGCCTCGACGACGACTCTGCAGTCCATGGTCAGTGTGAAATTGTACCGCGAAGGGTATCAACCTTCTTACCACACCGGTTTTGCAGGCTCTCCTACCCCGCCAAACGGAACGTACTATTCGCCGCCGGACCGGAGATAATGGAACACGTAGGTCTGTGTGTACCCGGCGTATTCGCCGCCGAGTCGGTCCCGAATGGCACGTGAGGTCTCAGTGTAGTTGCCCCGGTCGCAGTCCGGATAGTGGTCTTCGATTGCGGAGCGAATCCACGTGTCGAGCGGGACGGCTTCGAGATAGTCGAGCGAGAACAAGAGTATGCAATCGGCTACCTTGTCGCCGACACCGACGAAGTTCGTCAGGTAGTCGCGGGCGTCCTCGTAGTCGCGTCCGAGTGCTTCCGAGGGCGTCGCTTCGCCCGTCGCAACCATCTCGGCCGTCCGCTGGACGTAGGGGGCGCGATAGCCGAGGCTGAGGTCACGCAGTTCGGCCTCTGTGGTCTCGGCGAGACGTTCTGGTGTCGGGTAGGCGTAGTACGTCTCACCGTCGAACTCGACGGCCTCGCCGTAGGTCTCGCGGAGACGCGACTGCATCCCGAAGATTCGCGAGACGCGCATCTGCGCCGAGCAAATGAACGAGATGAGACAGCCGAACGGCGGGTCGCGGACGAGACGCATGCCGGGGTAGGCGTCGTAGGCCCGGCGAACCAGCGGTTCGTCCGGCATCGCGTCGACGATTGCGTCGAGGTCGTCGTCGAGACGAAGGAGGTGCCGCAGCAGCGGGACGGCGTCGAGGTTCGACTTCCATTCCAGTGTCCCGTCCATCTGCCGGACGCGGACAACCGCTGATTCGTCCGAGACGCCGTCGAGGGGCGGCACAATCGTCTGGTACCACGCGTCCCCGCCGTGGGCCGCGTCACGTTCGTACATCTTTCCGTCGGGGCGGTCCCAGAGGTACGTCTGACCGCTCTCTAAGGTCGACTGGAGGTCGAACGCGCCGTCGAGGGTCGCGAGGTCAATGACACCCGTCTCCATCGCTTCGACGTTGGGCGCGAGGGATTTGCGGGTTTCGATGATGGCAGGTGCAACGTGCGGGTTTCGGTGGCGACCGATACGACGTGCGGATTTCGATGCGGTGGGCGAGACGTGCGGATTTCGATGCGGTGGGCGAGACGTGCGAATCGAATAGCAACAGACGCGCGGAGAAAAAAACGAATCTCGATTCAGTTACGGATGTGGAGGTCCGTCAACTCGGCGAGACGGGCCGAAACGTCGTCGTCGAGGCCTTCACGGGTGACGCGCCATTCCCAGTTTCCGTTCTGCGTGCCGGGCGTGTTAAACCGGGCGCGGGAGTCGAGTCCGAGGAGGTCCTGTACCGTGGTGAACGCGAGCACCGACGCCGAGTTCCAGACGGCGTCGATGATAGACCAGTGAATCTCGGAGCCGTCGGCACCGATGTTGTAGTGGAGACAGTCGCGGGTGTGGTCGTCCAGCGACTGGTAGTAGCCGACGAAGGTATCGGTGTCGTGTGTCGAAGTGTAGGCGACGGAGTTCTCCGGGTAGTGCATCGGCTGGTACATATCACCCTCGCGGCACCAGTCGGCGTACTGCGGGACGCGCATACCGGGGAACGCAAAGCGGTCGCGCAGGTCGACGAGCGAGGCGTCGAGGAAGCCGAGGTCTTCGACGATGAAGGGGAGTTCGCCCAGTTCGCGTTCGACCGTCTCGAAGAAGTCGTGGCCGGGCGCGTCGCGCCACTCGCCGTCTTCGGGGTTGTCCGACGAGGCGTCGATGGCCCAGTACTCGTCGAAGCCTTTGAAGTGGTCGATGCGGGTCACGTCGACGAGGTCGAACAGGCGACGAAGTCGGTCAAGCCACCAACTGTAGTCGTCCTCCTGAAGTGTGTCCCAGTCGTACAGCGGGTTGCCCCAGCGCTGGCCGGAGTCGTTCGGGTTCGGCGGGACGCCCGCAACGACGGCCGGTTCGTGCGACTCGGTGAGGTCGAAGGCTTCCGGGGCGGCCCACACGTCGGCGCTGTCGAGGGCGACGTATATCGGGAGGTCGCCGACGAGGGTGACGCTCTTCTCGTC
It includes:
- a CDS encoding transcription initiation factor IIB encodes the protein MSDITTRTYSTDAKARDVTSRESEQDERQEEEEQVCPECGGNLVQDDEHGETVCQECGLVVEDTVVDRGPEWRAFDASERDSKSRVGAPTTKMMHDKGLSTNIGWQNKDAYGKSLSPRQREQMQRLRTWNERFRTRDSKERNLKQALGEIDRMASALGLPENVRETASVIYRRALNDDLLPGRSIEGVATAALYGAARMADTPRSLDELEKVSRVDKMELTRTYRYIVRELKLEIKPADPEQYVPRFASELDLSDEAERQARQLLRDAKETGIHSGKSPVGLAAAAVYAAALLTNEKVTQSEVSKVADISEVTIRNRYKELLEVQDGSLLG
- the malQ gene encoding 4-alpha-glucanotransferase — protein: MRFSRQSGVFMHVTSVPGPHGIGDLGDGAHAFVDFLAHAEQSMWQFCPLGPTSPVHANSPYQSASSFAGNPLLVDLTDLEARGWLTADDLEPVPDFDDHAVEYERVGNYKRSRLRTAFDRFEEDASEDDRDAFEAFREREAHWLEDYALFASLKDEFEGAWIDWPTELKTRDPDALARARDEHEDEIRYREFVQFCFDEQWRDLAAYADEKSVTLVGDLPIYVALDSADVWAAPEAFDLTESHEPAVVAGVPPNPNDSGQRWGNPLYDWDTLQEDDYSWWLDRLRRLFDLVDVTRIDHFKGFDEYWAIDASSDNPEDGEWRDAPGHDFFETVERELGELPFIVEDLGFLDASLVDLRDRFAFPGMRVPQYADWCREGDMYQPMHYPENSVAYTSTHDTDTFVGYYQSLDDHTRDCLHYNIGADGSEIHWSIIDAVWNSASVLAFTTVQDLLGLDSRARFNTPGTQNGNWEWRVTREGLDDDVSARLAELTDLHIRN
- the corA gene encoding magnesium/cobalt transporter CorA — encoded protein: MISALVYDDGGVTNYDETELNAARNAEGTTWVRATIADDFERVAETFGIHPLTVEDVRNDSRPKTEEYDEYTFVIVRVAILRKGEQIFEEEVQTNPVGLCFGDDWLVTLTRQELTPIDRVWEAIEQEKRRMLRFGPDFVAYRVVDRTVDEYFDLLDEVGEEIELIEDSLLEGANPEVLEGLNAVRRDLLSFRKTVWPTREAAGVLARGDPEYVREETEKYYRDVYDHLVEVVDLTETYRELARGARDIYLNTLSQSTNEVMKTLTVVATIILPLTLVVGIYGMNFDPTASAFNMPELGWEYGYVATMLGMALVSTILLVYFQIENWL
- a CDS encoding DUF7836 family putative zinc-binding protein, which encodes MVEAFVRLLCPECGKDWETNPTELPAHRDNFSCQGCGVTRRTAEFMRTERDLQTLKQFE
- a CDS encoding translation initiation factor IF-2 subunit beta yields the protein MDYDEQLDRALSETPDVAESGDRFTVPDPTVRQEGNVTVYENFAETYDRLARDADHVVKFFQSELGTSAQIDDKGRARFTGEFRQRRIAEALEDYVESFVLCSECGSPDTRIVTEQGADVLKCDACGALSAIPDI
- a CDS encoding DNA-3-methyladenine glycosylase family protein; its protein translation is METGVIDLATLDGAFDLQSTLESGQTYLWDRPDGKMYERDAAHGGDAWYQTIVPPLDGVSDESAVVRVRQMDGTLEWKSNLDAVPLLRHLLRLDDDLDAIVDAMPDEPLVRRAYDAYPGMRLVRDPPFGCLISFICSAQMRVSRIFGMQSRLRETYGEAVEFDGETYYAYPTPERLAETTEAELRDLSLGYRAPYVQRTAEMVATGEATPSEALGRDYEDARDYLTNFVGVGDKVADCILLFSLDYLEAVPLDTWIRSAIEDHYPDCDRGNYTETSRAIRDRLGGEYAGYTQTYVFHYLRSGGE
- a CDS encoding DUF555 domain-containing protein, which codes for MDCRVVVEAAVPVYDVETEDEAIRIAISKTGEMLNPDLKYVEINMGSRTAPSDDSLPVFIVADEALVALELEMTVFNVEQEEHASRIARKEIGERLENIPLKVLSVERLDDEPKETDGDGTDEDLIPDFDDLVEDR
- a CDS encoding UPF0058 family protein, translating into MKKQELIHLHGLLAEVHTQIEAWEDEKFSLAEYNELGVRPTSIHKSKTDHKAAVFKLAKGITGAMREAEPEPIAPQAD